In Chryseobacterium shigense, the following proteins share a genomic window:
- the rsmG gene encoding 16S rRNA (guanine(527)-N(7))-methyltransferase RsmG: MAISLLLKYFPDLTEKQIEQFSQLEELYNEWNEKINVISRKDMESLYEKHVLHSLGIAKTMEFAPGTKVLDIGTGGGFPGIPLAILFPETEFTLVDSIGKKITVVKAVAEGIGLTNLTAIHGRAEKVKEKFHFVVSRAVTQMPEFLKWLKGKFEKEQFNPKHNGVLYLKGGDLAEELAGIKCEIFNLKNYFDEEFFDTKKVIYVSKGNFNS; encoded by the coding sequence ATGGCAATATCGTTACTATTAAAATACTTTCCTGATCTTACAGAGAAGCAGATTGAGCAGTTTTCCCAACTGGAGGAGCTGTATAATGAGTGGAATGAAAAAATCAATGTAATCTCAAGAAAAGATATGGAATCGCTGTATGAAAAGCATGTTTTGCATTCTCTGGGAATTGCTAAAACTATGGAATTTGCACCTGGTACGAAAGTGCTGGATATTGGAACCGGAGGCGGTTTTCCGGGTATTCCGCTGGCGATCCTGTTTCCGGAGACAGAGTTTACCTTAGTTGATTCTATCGGAAAGAAAATAACCGTAGTAAAAGCAGTTGCAGAAGGAATCGGGCTGACGAATTTAACGGCCATTCACGGAAGAGCTGAAAAAGTAAAAGAAAAGTTCCATTTTGTAGTGAGCCGAGCTGTAACCCAGATGCCGGAATTCCTGAAATGGCTGAAAGGAAAATTTGAAAAAGAACAGTTTAATCCCAAACATAATGGAGTTTTATATTTAAAAGGCGGTGATCTTGCTGAAGAGCTGGCCGGAATTAAATGTGAAATCTTCAACCTTAAAAACTATTTTGATGAAGAATTTTTTGATACTAAAAAAGTGATTTACGTATCAAAAGGCAATTTTAACTCTTGA
- a CDS encoding peroxiredoxin, translating to MSLVGKKFPNVTIDAMSEMGDDLRINILEEATSNQQKVILFWYPKDFTFVCPTELHAFQDALGEFEKRNTKVIGASCDTNEVHFAWLNTAKDNGGIEGVTYPLLADTHRQLANILGIVDQDFEYNEDGEETFTGSNVTYRATYLIDETGKIFHESVNDMPLGRNVKEYLRLIDAYTHVQKHGEVCPANWEEGKDAMKADRNSTAEYLAKN from the coding sequence ATGTCTTTAGTAGGAAAAAAATTCCCAAATGTAACCATTGATGCCATGTCTGAAATGGGTGACGATCTTAGAATCAACATCCTTGAAGAAGCTACTTCCAACCAGCAAAAAGTAATTTTATTCTGGTATCCGAAAGATTTCACTTTTGTATGCCCTACGGAGCTTCACGCTTTCCAGGATGCTTTAGGTGAATTCGAAAAAAGAAACACTAAAGTAATCGGTGCTTCTTGTGATACCAACGAGGTACACTTCGCATGGTTGAACACTGCAAAAGATAACGGAGGTATCGAAGGGGTAACTTATCCGCTTTTAGCTGATACTCACAGACAATTGGCCAACATTCTAGGAATTGTAGATCAGGATTTCGAATACAATGAAGATGGTGAAGAAACGTTCACTGGTTCTAACGTAACTTACAGAGCAACTTACCTTATCGACGAAACCGGAAAAATTTTCCACGAGTCTGTAAACGATATGCCTTTAGGAAGAAACGTAAAAGAATATTTAAGACTGATCGATGCTTACACTCACGTTCAGAAGCACGGTGAAGTTTGTCCTGCAAACTGGGAAGAAGGAAAAGATGCAATGAAAGCAGACAGAAATTCTACAGCAGAATATTTAGCTAAGAACTAA
- a CDS encoding thioredoxin family protein yields the protein MYTELTEDTLQNIVNDNEKVVVQYGATWCGNCRIMKPKFKKLASENEEIPFLYVDAEKLPESRKLATVDNLPTFAVFKNGELVNQVQSNQAESLINLFKEIQ from the coding sequence ATGTACACAGAATTAACAGAAGATACATTACAGAATATCGTAAACGACAATGAAAAAGTAGTTGTTCAGTATGGTGCAACATGGTGTGGAAACTGCAGGATCATGAAGCCTAAATTCAAAAAATTAGCCTCTGAAAACGAAGAAATTCCATTTTTATATGTGGATGCCGAAAAACTTCCTGAAAGCAGAAAATTAGCAACTGTTGATAACCTTCCTACTTTCGCAGTTTTTAAAAACGGTGAATTGGTTAACCAGGTACAGAGCAACCAGGCTGAGAGCTTAATTAATCTTTTTAAAGAAATACAATAA
- a CDS encoding DUF922 domain-containing protein — MKLISLGLFLFANAFFGQKIIWQEDRKLAWDNFKSAVSRKNNADVIAYTHCGWEYSVVKSTNPGSPVKIEINAIFNEDKSWKDVKRINDYILLHEQKHFDIAELFVRKFRKEIEEKIKNSGDYNKKFTAVYSKISNDYKNFQISYDKITEHGMNKEKQAEYNTLIAEELNNLKSYKAS; from the coding sequence ATGAAATTGATTTCTCTTGGCTTATTTCTCTTCGCGAATGCCTTTTTCGGGCAGAAAATTATCTGGCAGGAAGACCGTAAGCTGGCGTGGGATAATTTTAAAAGTGCAGTGAGCAGAAAGAATAATGCTGATGTGATAGCCTATACACATTGCGGCTGGGAATATTCCGTAGTAAAATCTACCAATCCCGGATCTCCCGTTAAAATTGAAATCAATGCTATTTTTAACGAAGACAAATCCTGGAAAGATGTAAAAAGAATAAACGATTATATTTTACTGCACGAACAGAAGCATTTTGATATTGCAGAACTGTTTGTGAGGAAATTCAGAAAGGAAATAGAAGAAAAGATCAAAAATTCAGGGGATTACAATAAAAAATTTACAGCAGTTTACAGTAAAATATCAAACGATTACAAAAATTTTCAGATTTCCTATGACAAAATTACGGAACATGGGATGAATAAAGAAAAGCAGGCAGAATACAATACCCTTATTGCTGAAGAACTGAACAACTTAAAAAGCTACAAAGCCTCTTGA
- a CDS encoding pyridoxal phosphate-dependent aminotransferase: MDKLSDRVKRLGYSQTFVMSNKAREMKAAGIDVISLTLGEPDFDVPDNIKQAAFDAINQNYSHYSPVPGFPELREAIAYKLKRDNNLEYKPTQICVSNGAKQAILNVLASVINDGDEVLLPAPYWVSYDEMVKMMGGTSVMLPTSYVTDFKITAEQLEEAITDKTKAILFSSPCNPSGGYYTYDELKSMAKVLAKYPHVTIISDEIYEYINYETKTTSIAQFPEVYEQTAVINGMSKAFAMTGWRIGYSACPEWLAKACEKIQGQMTSGANTMAQRASITALKTDPSEYKYMIDAFQKRRDIVYDLMKEIPGFKVLLPKAAFYFFPDISYYIGKNLNGMEIKDSDDFAMFLLENAHVGSVGGVSFGSPECIRFSYAASEEDLREAMKRIKDVLAPFNS; this comes from the coding sequence ATGGATAAACTTTCAGATAGAGTAAAAAGATTAGGTTACTCACAGACTTTCGTAATGTCGAACAAAGCAAGAGAAATGAAAGCCGCCGGCATTGACGTGATCAGTCTTACTCTTGGCGAACCGGATTTTGATGTTCCGGATAATATCAAACAAGCCGCTTTTGATGCAATCAACCAGAATTACAGCCACTACTCTCCTGTTCCCGGATTTCCTGAACTTCGTGAAGCAATAGCTTACAAATTAAAAAGAGACAATAATCTTGAATATAAACCAACACAGATCTGTGTTTCCAACGGAGCTAAGCAGGCTATCCTGAATGTACTTGCTTCCGTTATCAATGACGGTGATGAAGTATTGCTTCCTGCTCCTTACTGGGTAAGCTATGACGAAATGGTAAAAATGATGGGAGGAACTTCGGTAATGCTTCCGACATCTTATGTTACAGATTTTAAAATAACCGCTGAACAGCTTGAGGAAGCTATTACGGATAAAACCAAAGCTATCCTTTTCAGTTCTCCGTGTAACCCTTCCGGCGGATATTATACATATGATGAGCTAAAATCTATGGCAAAAGTACTTGCAAAATATCCTCATGTGACCATAATTTCGGATGAGATCTATGAGTACATTAACTACGAAACAAAAACGACATCTATCGCCCAGTTCCCTGAAGTATACGAGCAGACTGCAGTAATCAACGGAATGTCTAAGGCATTTGCCATGACAGGATGGAGAATAGGTTACTCTGCATGCCCGGAATGGCTGGCAAAGGCCTGTGAAAAGATCCAGGGACAAATGACCAGCGGAGCGAATACAATGGCACAGAGGGCCTCTATTACCGCTTTAAAAACAGATCCTTCTGAATATAAATACATGATTGATGCGTTCCAGAAAAGAAGGGATATTGTGTATGACCTGATGAAGGAAATTCCAGGATTTAAAGTATTGCTTCCAAAAGCTGCTTTCTATTTCTTCCCGGATATTTCCTATTATATCGGAAAAAACCTTAACGGCATGGAAATCAAGGATTCTGATGATTTTGCCATGTTCTTATTGGAAAATGCGCATGTAGGTTCTGTAGGCGGCGTTTCTTTCGGAAGTCCTGAATGTATAAGGTTCTCCTATGCAGCATCTGAGGAAGACCTGAGGGAAGCTATGAAAAGAATCAAAGATGTATTGGCTCCGTTCAATTCATAA